Proteins encoded by one window of Bradyrhizobium sp. B097:
- a CDS encoding PIN domain-containing protein: protein MTLYLLDTNIISNIVKPKPSELLLAWMGEQRDEDLFIASLTVAEIRRGILEKPRGKKRDALDAWFAGPEGPQALFAGRILSFDERASLVWARLMAEGKAAGRPRSGLDMIIAAVAGANDCVVVTDNEKDFAGVQLVNPMRGAAGDHFGR, encoded by the coding sequence GTGACGCTCTATCTTCTCGACACCAACATCATCAGCAACATCGTCAAGCCGAAGCCGTCTGAGTTACTATTGGCTTGGATGGGGGAGCAACGCGATGAGGATTTGTTCATTGCCTCGCTGACAGTGGCCGAAATCCGGCGCGGCATTCTAGAAAAGCCGCGCGGCAAAAAGCGCGACGCGCTTGACGCCTGGTTCGCCGGTCCAGAAGGACCGCAAGCGCTGTTTGCAGGGCGCATCCTGTCGTTCGACGAAAGGGCTAGCTTAGTTTGGGCGCGGCTAATGGCGGAGGGGAAGGCCGCCGGTCGTCCTCGCAGCGGACTCGACATGATCATTGCAGCCGTCGCCGGTGCCAATGATTGCGTGGTGGTGACGGATAACGAGAAGGATTTCGCCGGGGTCCAACTCGTCAATCCTATGCGCGGTGCGGCGGGAGATCACTTTGGGCGCTAG
- a CDS encoding MFS transporter has translation MTTIASVDYAVGQRGAQEAVRKVWRRLIPFLFVLYIINYLDRINIGFAALSMNKDLMLTATVFGLANSIFYVGYVACEIPSNLLMVRYGARVWIARILISWGLASAATMLVMGPNSLYFARFLVGVLEAGFVPGVLLYLTYWIPNSHRARANGRLMMAQPVAMAIGGGISGFILEHMNGVMGLQGWRWMFLLEGVPAVFLGVVAYFYLTDKPKDATWLDETEKRTLANLVSSGDTTQKKAPKASVWKQVMEPRIVLLALAYFCLVNTINANATWIPTIVREVLATYSLSYVGLVTAIPALCALVLMPLWTRSSDRTLERTWHVIVALAMAAVGWLIVIFVPEPVLRLAGLVFTVSGAFCAMCVFWALPQGILSEEARPAGIGLISAVGLLGSAISPAVVGVLKDMTGSFAAGLFYVTALLIVSMILILAVSSRAKA, from the coding sequence ATGACGACAATAGCTTCGGTCGACTATGCCGTTGGCCAGCGGGGAGCCCAGGAGGCCGTCAGGAAAGTGTGGCGGCGCCTGATTCCCTTTCTCTTTGTGCTCTACATCATCAACTATCTTGATCGCATCAACATTGGCTTTGCGGCCCTGTCGATGAACAAGGACCTGATGCTGACGGCGACCGTGTTCGGTCTGGCCAATTCTATCTTCTATGTCGGATATGTCGCCTGCGAGATTCCGAGCAATCTGCTGATGGTGCGTTATGGCGCGCGTGTCTGGATCGCGCGCATCTTGATCTCTTGGGGATTGGCGTCCGCAGCCACGATGCTGGTGATGGGACCAAATAGCCTCTATTTCGCGCGTTTTCTGGTCGGCGTTCTCGAAGCAGGCTTCGTGCCTGGTGTTCTGCTCTATCTGACGTACTGGATTCCCAATTCGCATCGCGCGCGCGCCAACGGGCGGCTCATGATGGCCCAGCCGGTTGCCATGGCGATTGGGGGTGGTATCTCCGGCTTCATCCTCGAGCACATGAACGGTGTGATGGGCCTTCAGGGCTGGCGCTGGATGTTCCTTCTCGAAGGGGTTCCCGCCGTGTTTCTCGGTGTCGTGGCCTACTTCTACCTTACCGACAAGCCGAAGGATGCGACCTGGTTGGATGAGACGGAGAAGAGGACGCTGGCAAATCTCGTCAGCAGCGGTGACACGACGCAGAAGAAAGCCCCGAAGGCATCGGTCTGGAAGCAGGTGATGGAGCCGCGAATCGTTCTGCTTGCGCTGGCCTATTTCTGCCTGGTGAACACCATCAATGCCAACGCGACCTGGATTCCGACCATCGTGCGGGAGGTATTGGCGACCTATTCGCTCTCCTATGTCGGACTGGTGACCGCTATCCCGGCGCTGTGTGCCCTTGTTCTGATGCCGCTTTGGACGCGTAGTTCCGACAGGACCCTGGAGAGAACCTGGCACGTGATTGTGGCGCTCGCGATGGCGGCTGTGGGCTGGTTGATCGTGATTTTCGTTCCCGAACCGGTGCTGCGTCTGGCCGGGCTGGTATTCACGGTGTCGGGCGCGTTCTGTGCGATGTGTGTATTCTGGGCGTTGCCGCAGGGAATTCTGTCCGAAGAAGCGCGACCGGCCGGAATTGGGCTCATCAGTGCGGTAGGGCTGCTAGGGTCGGCGATCAGTCCGGCGGTGGTGGGCGTGCTCAAGGATATGACTGGTAGCTTTGCAGCTGGCCTGTTCTATGTGACCGCTCTTCTGATCGTCTCGATGATTCTAATCCTGGCCGTTTCATCCCGTGCCAAGGCGTGA
- a CDS encoding HNH endonuclease, protein MGDDTYVGEAAHIRGEKPGAARYDSSMTDTERDNVRNLIYLCTDHHTIIDKIEADWPTTVLHELKETHEKLVRQAMEEAFADIAFPELQNAVSWVANQVPAANGSFELTAPDEKIKKNALSNGSRHIIAAGLMSRATVAEYVEAEAQLDSDFPERLKAGFLEEYYARRKEGHQGDELFELMCAFAQRGLRRQSDKTAGIAVLVYLFEICDVFEK, encoded by the coding sequence GTGGGGGATGACACCTATGTCGGCGAGGCAGCTCACATCCGCGGCGAGAAACCGGGGGCAGCGCGGTACGACTCGTCCATGACCGACACGGAGCGGGATAATGTGCGGAACCTCATTTACCTCTGCACCGATCATCACACGATCATCGACAAGATTGAGGCTGATTGGCCGACTACAGTGCTGCATGAGCTGAAGGAGACGCATGAGAAACTGGTCCGGCAGGCGATGGAGGAGGCCTTTGCCGACATCGCATTTCCAGAGCTGCAGAACGCTGTGTCGTGGGTAGCCAATCAGGTGCCGGCGGCAAACGGTTCGTTCGAACTCACCGCGCCGGACGAGAAGATCAAGAAGAACGCGCTTTCGAATGGCTCGCGCCATATCATTGCAGCCGGATTGATGTCGCGCGCCACCGTTGCCGAGTATGTCGAGGCCGAGGCGCAGTTGGACTCTGATTTCCCGGAGCGTCTCAAGGCTGGATTCCTCGAGGAATATTACGCACGGCGCAAGGAGGGCCATCAGGGCGATGAGCTGTTTGAGCTCATGTGCGCATTCGCGCAACGAGGCCTTCGCCGTCAGTCTGACAAGACGGCCGGCATCGCCGTGCTGGTTTACCTCTTCGAAATCTGCGATGTATTCGAGAAATGA
- a CDS encoding Rieske 2Fe-2S domain-containing protein, with protein MPEYNAGKVTDYANGDRRVIVCGDKEVGVFKLDGKFHAWHNRCAHRAGPICQGRIMKRVLEPVAEDRTVRAMEYDETETNIVCPWHGYEYSIKTGAHQGNPKIRLRKAELTIRDGELYVVV; from the coding sequence ATGCCCGAGTACAATGCCGGAAAGGTGACGGACTACGCGAACGGCGACCGCAGGGTGATCGTCTGCGGAGACAAAGAAGTCGGCGTCTTCAAGCTCGATGGCAAATTCCACGCCTGGCACAATCGTTGTGCTCATCGCGCGGGGCCGATCTGCCAGGGGCGGATCATGAAGCGTGTGCTTGAGCCGGTTGCCGAAGACCGTACCGTGCGCGCAATGGAATATGACGAGACCGAGACCAATATCGTCTGCCCATGGCACGGCTACGAGTACAGCATCAAAACCGGCGCCCATCAGGGCAACCCGAAGATCCGCCTGCGCAAGGCCGAGCTGACGATTCGCGATGGAGAGCTCTATGTTGTTGTTTGA
- a CDS encoding amidohydrolase family protein: MNKRETFGSEQARIQQIDVYTDTRDVLALARKNAIKRGLEDWFIVDIDAHHVETVSWKEIVTYIEDPVLRDNAMRYQAERIGAPPFGLNGDLGLRYQSVGGRIPHQDDQREKVTETDVHRDVTLTRRAMDSLGVDSMVVFPTPMLFLGMHPQTDMEVWLGRAYNRWMADRILSADDRIKTLIYLPFNTPKEAERAVEEFGDNKNVIGFCVTSTRYKPVHHNDYMRLYSMIEERGKPIAFHAGYHWQDPSLATVNRFLGMHALGFAWCNMVHMTNWILNGIPERFPRLKSMWVESGLAWIPFLMQRLDDQYLMRPSEAPQLKRMPSEYMNTNCWYTTQPMETTHPKALETTFEMIKAETQLLFASDWPHFDFDLPQEICDLPFLSEQAKRNILGLNAARLFNLDPVPVKKLSQG, encoded by the coding sequence ATGAACAAGCGCGAAACCTTCGGATCCGAACAGGCCAGAATTCAGCAGATCGACGTCTATACTGACACGCGCGATGTGCTCGCGCTGGCGAGGAAGAACGCGATTAAGCGTGGACTTGAGGACTGGTTCATCGTCGACATCGACGCGCACCACGTCGAGACCGTGTCCTGGAAGGAGATTGTCACCTACATCGAGGACCCGGTCCTTCGCGACAACGCCATGCGCTACCAGGCGGAACGCATCGGTGCGCCGCCGTTCGGGCTGAATGGCGATCTCGGTCTTCGCTACCAGTCGGTGGGCGGACGCATTCCGCATCAGGACGATCAGCGCGAAAAGGTCACTGAGACCGACGTGCACCGCGACGTTACCCTCACGCGTCGAGCGATGGATTCGCTTGGCGTTGACAGTATGGTGGTGTTTCCGACGCCGATGTTGTTTCTGGGCATGCATCCCCAGACGGACATGGAGGTGTGGCTGGGGCGTGCCTACAATCGATGGATGGCGGACAGGATCCTGTCGGCCGACGATCGCATCAAGACGCTGATCTATCTTCCGTTCAATACGCCCAAGGAAGCCGAGCGTGCGGTCGAGGAGTTCGGCGACAACAAGAACGTGATCGGGTTCTGTGTCACAAGCACGCGCTACAAGCCCGTGCATCACAACGACTATATGCGTCTCTATTCAATGATCGAGGAGCGCGGCAAGCCGATTGCTTTCCACGCCGGCTATCATTGGCAGGACCCCTCGCTTGCCACCGTGAACCGCTTCCTCGGCATGCACGCGCTAGGATTCGCTTGGTGCAATATGGTGCACATGACAAACTGGATCTTGAACGGGATCCCGGAGCGCTTCCCCAGGCTCAAGTCGATGTGGGTGGAGAGCGGCCTGGCGTGGATACCCTTCCTTATGCAGCGGCTTGACGATCAGTATCTCATGCGTCCCTCGGAGGCACCGCAACTCAAGCGGATGCCGAGCGAGTACATGAATACCAACTGCTGGTACACGACGCAGCCGATGGAGACGACGCACCCGAAGGCGCTGGAAACGACCTTCGAGATGATCAAGGCCGAGACGCAGCTTCTGTTCGCATCGGATTGGCCGCATTTCGACTTCGATCTCCCGCAAGAGATCTGTGACCTGCCATTCCTGAGCGAGCAGGCCAAGCGAAACATCCTCGGGCTCAACGCGGCACGATTGTTCAACCTCGATCCGGTCCCGGTGAAGAAGCTGAGCCAAGGCTGA
- a CDS encoding LysR family transcriptional regulator, with the protein MIELRQFRQFIAVAEELSFRRAAERLNMAQPPLTATIKRLEDAVGATLIERTNRITRLTEAGRVFLEEARKAVNQAERAVLAAQRAGAGLTGTLRVTFVASAARDILPSILLRFREHYPAVQLELREAMTAQQITLLGSGESDLGFVIPPLQNAEALNVEVIARSRLVAAVPEAHPLATSEHIALSDLAQDPWILFAARQGPGLHRIILEACAKAGFAPQVGQEAPQMDTIVNLVAGGMGVALVSRALAGRREGVVFRELSGPGTPVEYELAIAYGASSPVLDAFVAATRLRAKLIRP; encoded by the coding sequence ATGATCGAGCTGCGCCAGTTCAGACAATTCATTGCCGTCGCGGAGGAGCTGAGCTTTCGGCGCGCCGCGGAACGGCTGAATATGGCGCAGCCGCCGCTGACGGCCACGATCAAACGCCTCGAAGACGCGGTCGGCGCCACCCTGATCGAGCGCACAAATCGGATCACGCGCCTCACGGAGGCCGGCAGGGTCTTTCTCGAAGAGGCCCGGAAGGCAGTCAATCAAGCCGAACGCGCCGTTCTCGCGGCGCAGCGGGCCGGCGCTGGCCTTACTGGTACATTGCGCGTGACGTTCGTGGCGAGCGCCGCGCGCGACATTCTGCCATCGATCCTGCTTCGCTTCCGGGAGCACTACCCCGCCGTTCAACTCGAGCTGCGCGAGGCTATGACAGCACAGCAGATCACGCTGCTCGGAAGCGGCGAGAGTGACCTTGGTTTTGTGATCCCCCCGCTTCAGAATGCGGAAGCGTTGAACGTGGAGGTCATCGCCCGCAGCCGGTTGGTTGCCGCCGTTCCCGAAGCGCACCCGCTCGCGACGTCCGAACATATCGCGCTCTCGGATCTTGCCCAGGATCCATGGATCCTGTTCGCGGCGCGCCAAGGTCCCGGGTTGCATCGCATCATCCTCGAGGCTTGCGCCAAAGCAGGCTTTGCACCGCAGGTCGGCCAGGAAGCGCCGCAGATGGACACGATCGTCAACCTCGTGGCCGGCGGCATGGGCGTTGCCCTGGTCTCCCGAGCGCTGGCCGGCAGGCGCGAAGGCGTCGTGTTTCGTGAGCTCAGTGGCCCGGGCACACCGGTCGAATATGAACTCGCGATCGCCTATGGCGCGTCGTCTCCGGTGCTGGACGCATTTGTCGCAGCCACGCGATTGCGCGCCAAGTTGATCCGGCCGTAA
- a CDS encoding NIPSNAP family protein, with the protein MIYEIRVYEAVEGKAPAMRARFKEHVAPRLPRFGIELLGVFEGPVEDGRLTYLTRFNSEDDRTRAWAAFGADPEWREIKTASEKNGPLLNRQTVSVLSPAVAGLLLA; encoded by the coding sequence GTGATCTATGAAATTCGCGTCTACGAGGCGGTGGAAGGTAAGGCCCCGGCGATGAGGGCCCGGTTCAAGGAGCACGTCGCGCCGCGCTTGCCGCGCTTCGGCATCGAATTGCTCGGAGTGTTCGAGGGGCCGGTCGAGGATGGCCGCCTCACCTATCTCACACGCTTCAACTCCGAGGATGACCGCACTAGGGCCTGGGCGGCGTTTGGGGCCGACCCCGAGTGGCGCGAGATCAAGACGGCCTCCGAGAAGAATGGCCCGCTGTTGAATCGCCAGACCGTATCGGTGTTGTCGCCGGCCGTGGCCGGTCTGCTGCTGGCGTAG
- a CDS encoding ABC-three component system middle component 6 — protein sequence MILPTKHIPQNEALIGVGATLLEHLNEPMTVSGLWERLRSEPNVGTFERFVLASNLLYLIGAIEMEDGLIVRTAP from the coding sequence ATGATCCTGCCCACCAAGCATATTCCGCAGAATGAAGCGCTGATCGGCGTCGGCGCGACGCTGCTTGAGCATTTGAATGAGCCGATGACCGTTTCCGGCCTCTGGGAGCGTCTCCGTTCGGAGCCGAACGTCGGCACCTTCGAGCGCTTCGTGCTCGCGTCAAACCTTCTTTACCTGATTGGCGCCATCGAGATGGAAGATGGCCTAATAGTCAGGACGGCTCCATGA
- a CDS encoding recombinase family protein produces the protein MQRGKCSRSKRRDVARRAPDVTGECAVKVAIYARYSSDNQRDASITDQLRVCRLHAEKQGWQVVQEYTDHAISGASLLRPGIQALISDATRSRFQYVLAEAMDRLSRDQEDIAGLFKRMAYADVKIVTLSEGEVTHLHVGLKGTMNALFLKDLADKTRRGQRGRVELGKSGGGNAYGYDVVKKFDGKGEPVRGDRTINEFQAEVVRRIFRDYVTGKSAKRIAFELNKEGVPAPGGGDWGFSTINGNPKRGNGILNNEMYVGKLTWNRQRFIKDPDTGKRQARMNPESEWINQDVPEWRILDDELWQAVKDRQKAVKQNRSDDGEPENHFRERRRPKYLFSGLTKCACCGGGYSMISADLIGCSTARNKGTCDNRNNIRRGQLEARVLNALRHHLMDPALFKEFCDEFTREMNRLRIEGRASIDAAEAETKKIDRELDTLLNVILKGGAADRLNEKMVMLERRQKELKTFLQEAEEPPPLLHPNMAHHYRVQVNELYAALQGDSEEKRMTAADLTRSLVKEIILTPGDGELRIDVRGDLAGILAISLKSKRPAGGAGRSQVEMVAGIGFEPMTFRL, from the coding sequence GTGCAGCGCGGGAAGTGTTCGAGAAGCAAACGAAGGGACGTCGCACGACGCGCTCCTGACGTCACGGGAGAGTGTGCTGTGAAGGTCGCGATTTACGCCCGATATTCGTCTGACAATCAACGCGACGCTTCCATCACCGACCAACTCCGCGTGTGCCGTCTCCATGCCGAGAAGCAGGGTTGGCAGGTGGTCCAAGAGTATACCGACCACGCGATTTCGGGAGCCTCGCTACTCCGTCCCGGCATCCAGGCCTTGATCTCCGATGCGACACGCAGTCGCTTCCAGTATGTGCTGGCCGAAGCGATGGATCGCCTCTCGCGTGACCAGGAGGACATTGCGGGCCTCTTCAAGCGCATGGCCTATGCCGATGTGAAGATCGTCACCCTGTCCGAGGGTGAGGTCACGCATTTGCATGTCGGCCTTAAGGGCACGATGAATGCCTTGTTCCTCAAGGATCTGGCCGACAAGACTCGCCGCGGTCAGCGCGGCAGGGTCGAATTGGGCAAGTCAGGCGGTGGTAACGCCTATGGCTATGATGTGGTCAAGAAGTTCGACGGGAAAGGCGAGCCGGTGCGTGGCGACCGGACCATCAACGAGTTTCAGGCCGAAGTGGTCCGTCGTATCTTCCGCGATTACGTGACAGGCAAATCGGCAAAGCGGATCGCCTTCGAGCTGAACAAGGAGGGCGTCCCCGCGCCGGGCGGTGGCGACTGGGGCTTCAGCACGATCAACGGCAATCCGAAGCGGGGTAACGGCATCCTCAACAACGAGATGTATGTCGGCAAGCTGACCTGGAACCGCCAACGCTTCATCAAGGATCCGGATACGGGCAAACGCCAAGCGCGAATGAACCCGGAATCTGAGTGGATCAACCAGGACGTGCCGGAGTGGCGCATTCTCGATGATGAGCTGTGGCAAGCAGTCAAGGATCGCCAGAAGGCCGTCAAACAGAACCGCAGCGACGACGGCGAGCCCGAAAACCATTTCCGGGAACGACGACGCCCCAAATATCTCTTTTCGGGGCTGACCAAGTGCGCTTGCTGTGGCGGCGGTTACTCGATGATCTCGGCCGATCTAATCGGGTGCTCGACGGCACGCAACAAGGGGACCTGCGACAATCGCAATAACATCCGGCGCGGCCAGCTCGAGGCCCGCGTCCTAAATGCGTTGCGTCATCACCTGATGGACCCGGCCCTGTTCAAGGAATTCTGCGACGAGTTCACCCGCGAGATGAACCGGCTCCGCATAGAAGGCCGAGCGTCGATTGATGCGGCCGAGGCGGAGACCAAGAAGATCGACCGCGAGCTCGATACGCTCCTAAACGTGATCCTGAAAGGCGGAGCAGCCGACCGCCTCAACGAGAAGATGGTCATGCTCGAACGCCGCCAGAAGGAGCTAAAGACGTTCCTGCAGGAGGCGGAGGAACCACCACCCCTCCTGCACCCGAACATGGCGCATCACTATCGCGTCCAGGTCAACGAGCTGTACGCAGCGCTTCAGGGGGATTCGGAGGAAAAGCGTATGACTGCGGCCGACCTGACCCGATCGCTTGTGAAGGAGATCATTCTGACGCCAGGAGACGGCGAGCTTCGGATCGACGTGCGGGGCGATCTGGCCGGAATCCTTGCGATTTCGCTTAAAAGCAAAAGGCCCGCCGGAGGGGCGGGCCGATCGCAAGTTGAGATGGTTGCGGGGATAGGATTTGAACCTATGACCTTCAGGTTATGA
- a CDS encoding porin: MLGSAAGLLAIGAAQAADLPVKAKAIEYVKICSLYGPGFYYIPGTDTCIKLGGLLRMDVVVNSNVDNTGNTSGAGAANNRFTNGYTWRSREDLIIDTRSASEYGMVRTYFQAAFSWASDSYAGTGTGATIYSPIGTAQAPNNAGRGAVAAGTVGVYYAFIQFAGFTMGKAVSQFSAPWANYPGNSFDGLVGGGGTITGVNQFTYTAQFGNGVSLSLSAQDQTQYYQAGVNNISAGGPYGTSDYAGTIAPDLVAMLRVDQAWGLFQASFAAHDNHAAYYGALGELSGHPDDKWGWAGQLALSIKNIPTGPGDTINLQGVYTDGATGYNIQDLAGSAGANTIYGGTNLPGTYQSVGLGIAPDTVFAAGTSQQAVKTWGFDGAYVHNWNPYWNTSIYGAYAQVMYNDTAKGLLCGVGGVGGSVQATLNALGGAITRCNPDFSIAQIGTQTQWTPVKNLTFTADLTYTHLDQKYAGTVVASSAAIGKPAALYELKNQNTLLLLLRANRNW; the protein is encoded by the coding sequence GTGTTGGGATCGGCGGCTGGCCTGCTCGCTATCGGCGCGGCGCAAGCGGCGGATCTTCCAGTGAAGGCCAAGGCGATCGAGTATGTGAAGATCTGCTCTCTGTATGGCCCAGGGTTCTATTACATCCCTGGTACCGACACCTGCATCAAGCTAGGCGGCTTGCTTCGCATGGATGTTGTCGTGAACTCAAACGTGGACAACACAGGTAACACTTCGGGGGCCGGTGCCGCGAACAACCGTTTCACCAACGGTTATACTTGGCGCTCTCGTGAAGACCTGATCATCGATACACGTTCCGCTTCCGAGTACGGCATGGTTCGCACCTACTTTCAAGCGGCGTTCAGCTGGGCGTCGGATAGCTACGCAGGGACCGGAACCGGCGCGACCATTTACTCGCCAATCGGCACCGCTCAGGCGCCGAACAACGCGGGCAGAGGCGCTGTAGCCGCGGGAACGGTCGGTGTCTACTATGCTTTCATCCAGTTCGCCGGTTTCACGATGGGCAAGGCGGTCTCGCAATTCTCGGCTCCGTGGGCCAACTATCCAGGCAACAGCTTCGACGGACTCGTTGGTGGTGGCGGTACGATTACTGGTGTCAACCAGTTCACGTACACCGCGCAGTTCGGCAACGGCGTGTCGCTATCCCTGTCGGCCCAAGATCAGACGCAATACTATCAGGCTGGTGTGAATAACATCAGCGCCGGCGGTCCTTACGGCACAAGCGACTACGCTGGAACGATTGCTCCGGATCTCGTTGCGATGTTGCGCGTCGACCAGGCGTGGGGCCTGTTTCAGGCGTCGTTCGCTGCACATGACAACCATGCTGCTTACTACGGCGCCCTCGGAGAGTTGAGTGGCCATCCGGACGACAAATGGGGCTGGGCCGGTCAGTTGGCCTTGTCGATCAAGAACATCCCGACCGGGCCTGGTGATACGATCAACCTCCAGGGCGTGTATACCGATGGTGCAACCGGTTACAACATCCAAGACCTAGCTGGCTCTGCAGGCGCCAATACCATTTACGGCGGCACCAACCTACCGGGTACTTACCAGAGCGTCGGTCTCGGTATTGCGCCTGACACGGTGTTCGCTGCTGGAACTTCCCAGCAGGCCGTCAAGACTTGGGGCTTTGATGGCGCCTATGTTCACAACTGGAATCCGTACTGGAACACCAGCATCTACGGCGCCTATGCTCAGGTCATGTACAACGACACGGCTAAGGGCCTGCTCTGCGGCGTTGGCGGTGTCGGCGGTTCGGTCCAGGCCACCCTCAATGCTCTTGGTGGTGCTATCACCAGGTGTAACCCCGACTTCAGCATTGCGCAGATCGGTACGCAGACCCAATGGACTCCGGTCAAGAATCTGACCTTTACGGCCGACTTGACCTACACTCATCTGGACCAAAAGTACGCTGGCACGGTCGTGGCGTCTAGTGCGGCAATCGGCAAGCCTGCAGCGCTGTACGAGTTGAAGAACCAGAATACGCTGCTCTTGCTCCTCCGCGCCAATCGCAACTGGTAG
- a CDS encoding PLP-dependent aminotransferase family protein — MAAQLGLSVGTISKAYAEAESRGLISGEVGRGTFVQRRRPSTNAESQPATINLALNVPPSTGEDELIGSILQEIVADGALKPMLGYLPHQGLLHHRQTMVAWLAKLGIPADVDRLFITHGGQHALSIALGMVATPDAVVLTERFSYSGMIALSAQNGYQLHGVDGDRHGLLPEALDRAFAETNARALFATPTLQTPTGTVMPEERRRDIAEVIRKHDGFLLEDDVYAFLFSTPPKPIAQLLPERTFYVTSFAKCLAPGLRIGAMMVPDQFRDRCINAVRATGWMASPIMAETVARLIHSGDLLHQVHLKRAEAARRNATADEVLGDWLPTVSDTPGFHRWLPIPAGRTLIALVAQAARAGITIAPPGALQQIDRGTLGVRICLGHPTIDDLKKALFELRRILESAEEMSFV, encoded by the coding sequence ATGGCCGCGCAACTCGGCTTGAGCGTCGGAACAATTTCCAAAGCCTATGCCGAAGCGGAATCCCGCGGCCTCATCTCCGGCGAGGTGGGCCGGGGAACGTTCGTCCAGCGTCGACGACCGTCGACCAATGCGGAAAGCCAGCCGGCGACGATCAATCTTGCGCTTAACGTGCCTCCCTCCACCGGCGAGGACGAATTGATCGGGTCGATCCTGCAGGAGATCGTCGCCGATGGAGCGCTCAAGCCGATGCTCGGCTATTTGCCGCATCAGGGGCTGTTGCATCATCGCCAGACCATGGTGGCCTGGCTCGCGAAGCTCGGCATCCCCGCGGACGTCGACCGTCTCTTCATCACGCACGGCGGACAGCACGCCCTGTCGATCGCGCTGGGAATGGTCGCGACGCCGGACGCCGTGGTCTTGACGGAGCGCTTCTCCTACTCGGGCATGATCGCGCTCTCCGCCCAGAACGGCTACCAGCTGCACGGCGTGGACGGCGACAGACACGGCCTTCTGCCGGAGGCCCTCGACCGCGCGTTTGCCGAGACGAACGCACGGGCCCTGTTTGCGACACCGACGCTGCAGACACCAACGGGGACGGTGATGCCCGAGGAGCGGCGGCGGGACATTGCGGAAGTCATCCGCAAGCACGACGGATTTCTTCTGGAAGACGATGTCTATGCCTTCCTGTTCTCCACGCCTCCAAAGCCGATCGCGCAGCTGCTGCCCGAGCGGACCTTCTATGTCACGAGCTTTGCGAAGTGCCTGGCGCCCGGTCTGCGCATCGGGGCGATGATGGTGCCCGACCAGTTCCGCGACAGATGCATCAACGCAGTTCGCGCGACAGGATGGATGGCGTCCCCGATCATGGCCGAAACCGTTGCGCGTCTGATCCATAGCGGCGACCTGCTGCATCAGGTCCACCTCAAGCGCGCCGAGGCCGCGCGCCGCAACGCCACCGCCGACGAGGTGCTCGGAGACTGGCTTCCAACGGTGTCCGACACGCCCGGCTTCCACCGTTGGCTGCCTATCCCCGCCGGCCGCACCTTGATTGCGCTGGTTGCACAAGCCGCCCGGGCCGGCATCACAATCGCCCCGCCCGGCGCCCTGCAACAGATCGATCGCGGCACGCTGGGTGTGCGCATCTGCCTCGGCCATCCGACGATCGACGATTTGAAGAAAGCGCTGTTCGAGCTCCGAAGAATCCTGGAGTCGGCCGAAGAGATGTCCTTCGTCTAG